Proteins from a single region of bacterium:
- a CDS encoding SurA N-terminal domain-containing protein, translating into MNRIRKRGQTWLAWFAVIFVISVFAGLGGQYVFNVNRTGVPGAAAAGMPELIAEIGDSKVKYDRFNELYNNAQKNREANPSQGKSPQDDLDLMNQVYKAVLADEAIRAYGKRHSIKVGEDEVRKAIETAKAQFKKDSSDSKKPDTILGEIRQNLEKGEAEHAAFLRFLEAQGWDEQKFYEITRDELLLDKVRKNIEEQISERKSSLVELVKKTVDDQLEGGTEFADLARLFSYDFYSRDEGGEVPSPLGLGFFSENFDKEVFSLKNPGDVTPWFENEYGFEKVQLIEKIAQTKDKKQEEILDDLKKEFRRINKKEDSYEPTEEELAWTYEAKYTKVKIRHITLNTQGTFDRYLYENRLAKAFPFSVKDPYIKGYRAMQGEPNVQPEQPEPEIEAKLHIVAEEFGILEEGKILPERIKEAISLLKEGKGPKAASWYVPAEGEDAEKAAAEPYVSSPPSIEDEKGPPRYEEAVLAFEEARDVVYKESAQSYYFVAWCYDTWRKDEAHKSELKKTAEELDALIEKGYRDAIAKYEYQPYYHLALAEFLSEKGDKENAVAAADQALKYAGYDTTVLTTIRGLFVKLEEDQKADEVKARIDQAQKKQRELQQGAGGTSIPITIPPPESSEGDGKTIEVEVPAPSGEGGE; encoded by the coding sequence ATGAACAGAATCAGGAAAAGAGGCCAGACATGGCTCGCCTGGTTCGCCGTAATCTTCGTAATTAGCGTGTTCGCCGGACTCGGCGGTCAGTACGTGTTCAATGTGAACCGAACCGGCGTACCGGGCGCAGCTGCCGCCGGAATGCCGGAGCTCATTGCGGAAATCGGAGACAGCAAGGTCAAATACGACCGCTTCAACGAGTTATACAACAACGCTCAAAAGAATCGTGAAGCGAATCCTTCACAAGGCAAATCGCCGCAGGACGACCTCGACCTAATGAACCAGGTATACAAGGCAGTTCTTGCGGACGAAGCAATCCGGGCGTATGGCAAGCGGCACTCCATCAAGGTCGGCGAGGATGAAGTCCGCAAAGCGATTGAAACCGCCAAGGCGCAGTTCAAAAAGGACTCTTCCGACAGCAAGAAGCCCGATACGATTCTTGGGGAAATCCGTCAAAATCTTGAAAAGGGCGAGGCGGAACACGCTGCGTTTCTTAGATTTTTGGAGGCGCAGGGTTGGGACGAGCAGAAGTTTTACGAAATAACCAGGGACGAGCTGTTGCTGGACAAGGTGAGAAAAAACATCGAGGAGCAGATTTCGGAGCGCAAATCCTCGCTAGTCGAGTTGGTAAAGAAAACCGTGGACGACCAGCTTGAAGGCGGCACGGAATTCGCGGATCTCGCAAGGCTGTTCAGTTACGACTTTTATTCGCGCGATGAGGGTGGCGAAGTGCCGTCGCCTCTCGGCCTCGGATTTTTCAGTGAAAATTTCGACAAGGAAGTTTTCAGTCTTAAGAATCCGGGTGATGTAACGCCTTGGTTCGAGAACGAATATGGATTTGAAAAAGTGCAACTAATCGAGAAGATCGCGCAGACCAAAGACAAGAAGCAGGAAGAAATACTGGACGACCTTAAAAAGGAGTTCCGCCGCATAAACAAAAAGGAAGATTCTTACGAGCCGACCGAAGAAGAGCTTGCCTGGACTTACGAGGCCAAGTATACGAAAGTTAAAATCCGCCATATAACGCTGAACACGCAGGGCACATTCGACAGATATCTTTACGAAAACAGGCTGGCAAAGGCGTTTCCGTTCAGCGTGAAAGATCCTTACATCAAAGGTTACCGCGCCATGCAAGGCGAGCCAAACGTCCAGCCGGAGCAGCCCGAACCCGAAATCGAAGCAAAGCTGCACATTGTTGCGGAGGAATTCGGTATTCTGGAGGAAGGCAAGATTCTGCCCGAAAGAATCAAAGAAGCGATTTCGCTTTTGAAGGAAGGAAAGGGTCCCAAGGCGGCAAGCTGGTACGTGCCGGCGGAAGGCGAGGATGCGGAAAAAGCCGCGGCCGAGCCGTACGTCAGTTCGCCGCCGTCCATCGAGGATGAAAAGGGCCCGCCGCGGTACGAGGAGGCGGTGCTTGCATTCGAGGAAGCGCGTGACGTAGTTTACAAGGAGAGCGCGCAGTCCTATTACTTCGTCGCCTGGTGTTACGACACATGGCGAAAGGACGAGGCGCACAAGTCCGAGCTGAAGAAAACCGCAGAGGAACTTGATGCCTTGATCGAGAAAGGCTACAGGGACGCGATCGCAAAATACGAATATCAGCCCTACTATCATCTGGCATTGGCGGAGTTCCTCTCCGAAAAGGGTGACAAGGAGAACGCGGTCGCCGCCGCCGATCAAGCCCTCAAGTATGCCGGTTACGACACAACCGTTTTGACGACTATTCGCGGCTTGTTCGTGAAGCTCGAAGAAGACCAAAAGGCGGACGAAGTCAAGGCGCGCATCGACCAAGCCCAGAAGAAGCAACGAGAGCTTCAACAAGGCGCCGGCGGCACTTCCATTCCCATCACCATCCCGCCTCCGGAATCGTCGGAAGGCGATGGGAAAACAATCGAGGTCGAAGTTCCTGCGCCAAGCGGGGAGGGCGGCGAATAA
- a CDS encoding SDR family oxidoreductase, with amino-acid sequence MNSINKQIAIVTGASAGLGAEFARQLVSKGYGLLLIARRLDRLQLLADELKAEFGVAAKARPCDLADPAALEILCSEIESRNDVSILVNNAGFGVPGKLTYADGEQLEKQTIAHVLAPMKLARAVLPGMIEKRHGAIVNVSSVAAFVPAPGTVNYHATKAYEAAFSEALALELKGTGVYVQALCPGFTHTEFHAVSGFDKKQVPMRWWLNADFVVRTSLREVSRRDARGMPRGRTIVVPGWGYRLAVNMLNTLPRPLVWAASRFRPTSK; translated from the coding sequence ATGAACTCGATTAACAAGCAAATTGCAATTGTCACGGGAGCGTCGGCGGGTCTCGGCGCGGAATTCGCCCGCCAGCTCGTTTCGAAAGGGTACGGCCTTTTGCTCATCGCAAGGAGGCTCGACAGGCTGCAACTGCTGGCCGACGAGTTGAAAGCGGAGTTCGGAGTGGCCGCAAAGGCGCGGCCGTGCGACTTGGCCGATCCCGCGGCACTCGAAATTCTTTGCAGCGAAATCGAGTCCCGCAACGACGTTTCGATTCTTGTGAACAATGCCGGATTCGGAGTGCCGGGTAAGCTGACCTACGCGGACGGAGAACAACTCGAGAAACAAACGATAGCTCACGTTTTGGCGCCAATGAAACTCGCCAGGGCCGTGCTTCCGGGCATGATCGAGAAAAGGCACGGCGCGATCGTCAATGTCAGCTCCGTCGCTGCGTTCGTTCCCGCGCCAGGCACCGTCAATTACCACGCGACCAAGGCGTACGAAGCGGCGTTCAGCGAGGCGCTGGCGTTGGAACTTAAGGGCACGGGTGTGTACGTCCAGGCGCTTTGTCCCGGTTTCACGCACACCGAGTTTCACGCGGTTTCGGGATTCGACAAGAAACAAGTGCCAATGCGATGGTGGCTGAATGCGGATTTCGTCGTCCGGACGTCGCTTAGGGAAGTGAGCCGACGCGATGCGCGCGGAATGCCGCGCGGCCGGACAATCGTCGTGCCGGGATGGGGATACAGGTTGGCCGTCAATATGCTGAACACCCTGCCCCGGCCGCTTGTCTGGGCGGCGTCGAGATTCAGGCCGACGTCAAAATAG
- a CDS encoding aldehyde dehydrogenase family protein — translation MNMNAKAITEALGLAQVESGAFCGDWFGSGDVLDVFTPIDGSKIGGVLQATESEYESVVSSAQRAFLDWREVPAPKRGEVVRRIGNALREKKSELGALVTLEMGKIRVEGEGEVQEMIDICDFAVGLSRQLYGRTMHSERPGHRMYEQWHPLGVVGIVSAFNFPVAVWSWNAALAWVCGDACLWKPSSKTPLTAIASTKIAAKVFEECGYNPALASLVIGSGKTIGEKLINDRRIPLVSATGSCAMGYRIGKVVGERLGRTILELGGNNAIIVTPSADMELEVRAILFGAVGTAGQRCTSTRRIIAHESVIESLSDRLVAAYKQVPIGNPLEPGTLMGPLVEPKAVDTMMTAIERVKKSGGEILYGGERLVGDKYPGGCYVTPCIARAENHWDIVQEETFAPILYMIQYKTLDEAVKLHNSVPQGLSSAIFTTNLLEAERFLSAAGSDCGIANVNIGTSGAEIGGAFGGEKETGGGRESGSDSWKAYMRRQTNTINWSKELPLAQGIKFG, via the coding sequence ATGAACATGAACGCAAAAGCCATCACCGAAGCTCTTGGACTGGCGCAAGTCGAATCCGGCGCGTTTTGCGGCGATTGGTTCGGGTCGGGCGACGTCCTTGATGTTTTTACGCCGATAGACGGAAGCAAAATTGGCGGCGTCCTGCAAGCGACGGAGTCGGAATACGAGAGCGTAGTTTCTTCGGCTCAAAGAGCTTTTCTGGACTGGCGAGAGGTTCCTGCGCCTAAGCGCGGCGAGGTCGTCCGGCGTATCGGCAACGCCCTCCGTGAAAAAAAGTCCGAACTAGGCGCGCTTGTCACTCTCGAAATGGGCAAAATCCGCGTCGAAGGCGAGGGCGAAGTTCAAGAGATGATTGACATCTGCGATTTCGCGGTTGGGCTTTCCCGCCAGCTTTACGGTCGTACGATGCACAGCGAGCGCCCCGGACACCGGATGTACGAACAGTGGCACCCGCTCGGAGTGGTCGGCATCGTCAGCGCGTTCAATTTTCCGGTCGCGGTTTGGAGCTGGAACGCGGCGCTTGCCTGGGTTTGCGGCGATGCGTGCTTGTGGAAGCCGAGCAGCAAAACTCCGCTTACGGCCATCGCTTCTACGAAAATCGCCGCGAAGGTCTTTGAAGAATGCGGATACAACCCTGCGCTGGCGTCGCTTGTCATCGGAAGCGGCAAAACTATCGGCGAGAAGTTGATAAACGACCGGAGGATTCCGCTTGTTTCTGCAACCGGCAGCTGTGCGATGGGCTACCGCATCGGCAAGGTCGTCGGCGAACGGCTCGGCCGGACCATACTCGAACTCGGAGGAAACAACGCGATTATTGTCACTCCCAGCGCGGATATGGAGCTCGAGGTGCGGGCCATTCTGTTCGGCGCGGTCGGCACCGCGGGCCAGCGCTGCACTTCGACAAGGAGGATAATCGCACACGAATCCGTGATCGAGTCGCTTTCCGACAGACTGGTGGCCGCATACAAACAGGTGCCTATCGGCAATCCGCTTGAGCCTGGCACTCTGATGGGGCCGCTTGTCGAGCCGAAGGCAGTTGACACGATGATGACCGCCATCGAGAGGGTTAAAAAGTCCGGCGGCGAAATTCTGTATGGAGGCGAGAGGCTTGTGGGAGACAAGTATCCCGGCGGCTGCTACGTGACGCCTTGCATAGCGCGCGCCGAAAATCACTGGGATATCGTCCAGGAGGAAACTTTCGCGCCGATTCTTTATATGATTCAATACAAAACCCTGGATGAGGCGGTCAAGCTCCACAACTCGGTTCCGCAGGGGCTGTCAAGCGCGATATTCACTACGAATCTGCTCGAGGCCGAGCGGTTTTTATCCGCTGCGGGAAGCGACTGCGGAATTGCGAACGTCAACATCGGGACGAGCGGAGCGGAAATCGGCGGCGCGTTCGGCGGCGAGAAGGAAACCGGCGGCGGCAGGGAATCCGGCAGCGACTCCTGGAAGGCGTACATGCGCCGCCAGACGAACACGATAAACTGGAGCAAGGAGTTACCGCTCGCGCAGGGGATTAAGTTCGGGTAG
- the ispH gene encoding 4-hydroxy-3-methylbut-2-enyl diphosphate reductase codes for MQVIRAKKMGFCHGVQKAFDTVNELSAEFASKTANGNDDGNGLLILGDLVHNKEVVTAVERAGLTTVYDTAGVTGRTVVIRTHGEQKERIEELASAGNVLVDCTCIIVKKVREKALALEQRHPAVVICGKRKHPEIVGLVSWLSNPHVVLSAEDIAALPNYKSVGIVSQTTIASEQYEECIRLLEEKYGKWNPEAGTGAEWLQTICAHTKRNQEASVETAGMVDLMIVVGAKHSSNSNKLFEKCKAANPNTIFVQGLADIDLSRLTPDSVVGISSGASTPDWIVDEIVQALESLQPVSA; via the coding sequence TTGCAAGTAATCAGAGCGAAAAAAATGGGCTTCTGCCACGGTGTGCAGAAGGCATTTGATACGGTGAACGAGTTGTCCGCTGAGTTCGCATCCAAAACCGCGAACGGTAACGATGACGGGAACGGCCTCTTGATTTTGGGTGACCTTGTTCACAACAAGGAGGTTGTCACCGCGGTCGAGCGCGCGGGCTTGACGACCGTTTACGATACCGCGGGAGTAACCGGCCGGACGGTTGTCATTCGTACGCATGGCGAGCAAAAAGAACGTATCGAGGAGCTTGCCAGCGCCGGGAATGTGCTAGTTGATTGCACCTGCATTATAGTGAAAAAGGTGCGGGAAAAGGCGCTCGCCCTGGAGCAAAGACACCCCGCTGTAGTAATTTGCGGCAAACGCAAGCATCCGGAGATCGTTGGTCTGGTGAGCTGGCTGTCAAATCCGCATGTCGTACTTTCAGCGGAAGATATTGCCGCCCTTCCAAATTACAAAAGCGTCGGCATCGTCAGCCAAACGACGATCGCGTCAGAGCAGTACGAGGAGTGCATCAGGCTGCTTGAGGAAAAATACGGCAAATGGAATCCGGAAGCCGGCACGGGCGCGGAATGGCTGCAGACAATCTGCGCCCATACCAAGCGCAACCAGGAGGCGTCCGTCGAAACGGCTGGGATGGTGGATTTGATGATCGTCGTAGGGGCCAAGCACTCATCCAATTCCAACAAACTCTTCGAAAAGTGCAAGGCGGCCAATCCAAATACGATTTTTGTGCAAGGACTGGCAGATATAGACTTGAGCCGGCTCACGCCCGACTCTGTTGTCGGAATTTCGAGCGGCGCCTCCACGCCAGATTGGATCGTGGACGAAATCGTTCAAGCTCTTGAGTCGCTGCAGCCGGTATCCGCCTGA
- a CDS encoding rubrerythrin, whose product MDGSKSRRRFLAFSLGVFVDAAARKFGLYPYCAPRKYEALAAATTTLDNLKAVYSREENARQRYLAFAKKADEEGIGKLASLFRAAAKSKEFQVRNHAEAIEKCGGTPSASAAAPEVKSIRENLDAAIKFAKDGAETLYPSLLGKARDEGNKDAMKTFNYAKSGEEQILKFFLKAKETLDQWKGGGREFFVCPTCSYTVAKIDFAKCIVCFTLGEKYIKVT is encoded by the coding sequence ATGGACGGTTCAAAATCGCGAAGAAGGTTTTTGGCCTTTTCGCTTGGTGTTTTCGTTGACGCCGCGGCGCGGAAGTTCGGGCTTTATCCATATTGCGCGCCGCGCAAATACGAAGCGCTCGCGGCGGCTACAACCACACTGGACAACCTGAAAGCAGTTTACTCCAGGGAGGAAAACGCGCGTCAAAGGTATCTTGCATTTGCAAAGAAAGCGGACGAAGAGGGCATAGGCAAGCTGGCCAGCCTGTTCAGGGCGGCCGCGAAGTCCAAGGAGTTCCAAGTTCGCAACCACGCCGAGGCGATTGAAAAATGCGGCGGCACTCCGTCCGCAAGCGCGGCCGCGCCGGAAGTCAAATCCATCAGGGAGAACCTGGATGCGGCCATTAAGTTTGCAAAAGACGGGGCCGAAACCCTGTATCCCTCGCTTTTGGGCAAGGCGCGCGACGAAGGAAACAAGGACGCGATGAAAACCTTCAATTACGCGAAGAGCGGCGAGGAGCAGATCCTGAAATTCTTCCTCAAGGCGAAGGAAACGCTCGACCAATGGAAGGGTGGGGGGCGCGAGTTTTTTGTTTGCCCGACATGCAGTTACACGGTGGCCAAGATAGACTTCGCCAAATGTATCGTCTGCTTCACCCTGGGCGAGAAATACATAAAGGTCACCTAG